One window from the genome of Gavia stellata isolate bGavSte3 chromosome 10, bGavSte3.hap2, whole genome shotgun sequence encodes:
- the STIL gene encoding SCL-interrupting locus protein, whose protein sequence is MDPVLPGPDLRFVPERMVPFSFPLSKCALWDPVPMGDVIGSHITYYRNPKLSMMEKTLRLAYRHAKQNEKKLFSCFLLGSLAVDEDGEGITLTIDRFDPGREVAGGSGKIPTASLPGDFLIPCTVNAWGSSSDNIIVHSAEDISLAFKGLQHSLCSKESLDLAKLLTVRAHIVFTENLDNLHFNFHWASITAANILEYTPVKSVPIIPTALARNLNSPMNIAQVQGTYKCGYLTMDQTRKLLLLLESDPKAYALPLVGVWLSGVTHICSPQVWACCLRYLFSSSIQERVFSESGSFLIVLYSLTHKEPEFYECVPCSGQTELGFRILTCNETVHLFKNVEPSGKSPIQFELSAENQNAETEFFSRICKKLPIRSPPQGRSPSKLSASDHDSGVEDEDLSPRPIPSPHPASQQVTRVFPSVPELSLVLDGSFIESGQSSKPMGTSDAKTLLPSVVHQPTKKKWCLGSTYYPTQHPEDKQNFSANTGDPSLRQLPSHLNQKIPTSRPSRGTQAILQQQLHCKKACPQSRKSSGSSSPSTPCSGPSPDTSVDHPRKPSERLVLNPDGVTKQGEPPIRRTSISSLKQLPAVMQPVLYNSAFSPQSCRRPPELQVPVQVPPCCPASACNCQFPASVQYNPILSWQGIGKTSPKHGAEIQSEMAQQNPCTVLHQNIICPNICCNPGYTTSSPISMGYHGKMGSCSLDNSLLPGVRLPSNASPSSLQFCAAHSPCLHMPASTAGSDNGMMGLSPDAYRVLTEQDRQLKLLQAQIQRLLEAQARQASSSEPAAASHPLRPEKQGDLVSMETQSSPGSHMRKSVSIAVSTGASLFWNTASEKQDESLPQGKKEDEEISKEDISISINAEQDASNTSIASSLKVVDMPSFVDSIHLVDEGTNRNTLQNGNVSQALVRASSLEESIGMSLQQEPTEGASNHVVVTSEQNSEPPASLLAPHPSEDQKLYQDLLGQVNHLLKSSEDQDHLPVKAGFVHDGGPKYQDIDDTTEMASETDMGVVDKESVISATLKQLKSLGVTIDSPGKMKKNTHKVENASILACINPEAVVPGLNYMSFANVSMCGLTPDVVDLSMEANAIALKYLSENQLSRLSLSRSGQNPPADFSFQDILHTNMDKSMVGLSLISPNNMSFATKKYMKRYGLIQGNDSSEDEEELQVEDGSSGTVKSESVLDKNCTSVLDGFNHWTELSKRIDGRLPIRLKSRSGELTTNASPPELNSPVLRNITNEIFPPRADQADENSVQILKDLKTKTKLLPGRVEFTEQPSRKDEGDIQVFPGNLHMPALETLNQSNSMNSVGTILDVKQLRQLPKLF, encoded by the exons ATTTGTTCCCGAAAGGATGGTCCCATTCAGTTTCCCTCTGTCCAAGTGTGCACTTTGGGACCCAGTCCCTATGGGTGATGTCATTGGCTCACATATTACCTATTACAG AAACCCAAAGTTATCTATGATGGAGAAAACGTTGCGACTTGCCTATCGCCATGCTaagcagaatgaaaagaaactattttcctgttttttacTTGGGAGTCTTGCAGTAGATGAAG atgggGAAGGCATAACACTAACAATAGACCGCTTTGATCCTGGTCGAGAAGTTGCTGGTGGATCAGGCAAAATACCAACTGCGTCTCTTCCTGGAGACTTTTTGATTCCATGTACAGTTAATGCCTGGGGATCTTCTTCAGATAATATTATAGTGCACAGCGCTGAAGATATCAGCTTGGCTTTCAAG GGTCTGCAGCACAGTCTGTGCAGTAAAGAATCATTGGATCTTGCTAAACTGCTCACTGTTAGAGCTCATattgttttcacagaaaacctGGATAAtctccattttaattttcactggGCTTCTATTACTGCAGCAAATATCTTAGAATACACCCCTGTGAAGTCTGTCCCAATTATTCCCACAGCCCTAGCAAGAAATTTGAACAGTCCTATGAATATTGCACAAGTTCAAGGAACTTATAAATGTGG cTACCTTACTATGGACCAGACACGaaaattgcttttgctgcttgAGTCTGATCCCAAGGCTTATGCTCTGCCATTAGTTGGAGT TTGGCTGAGTGGAGTTACTCATATCTGTAGTCCTCAAGTTTGGGCCTGTTGCTTGCGATATTTATTCAGTTCTTCAATTCAAGAAAG ggttttttcagAATCTGGGAGTTTTCTTATTGTGCTTTATTCATTGACACACAAGGAACCAGAGTTTTATGAGTGTGTTCCATGCAGTGGACAGACTGAACTAGGGTTTCGGATCTTAACTTGCAATGAAACAGTACACCTCTTCAAA AATGTTGAACCTTCAGGCAAGAGCCCTATCCAGTTTGAGTTGAgtgcagaaaaccaaaatgcagAAACTGAGTTCTTCAGCAGAATTTGCAAGAAACTTCCTATCAGAAG TCCTCCTCAAGGCCGTTCACCCAGCAAGTTGTCAGCAAGTGATCATGACTCTGGTGTAGAAGATGAGGATTTATCCCCCAGACCAATTCCAAGTCCTCACCCAGCGAGTCAGCAG GTTACCAGGGTCTTTCCTTCAGTTCCTGAACTGTCACTTGTTCTGGATGGGAGTTTCATAGAATCGGGACAATCGTCTAAGCCTATGGGGACTTCAGATGCTAAAACTCTACTACCTTCAGTGGTACATCAGCCTACTAAAAAGAAATGGTGCTTGGGATCTACATATTACCCTACCCAGCACCCTGAAGACAAGCAAAACTTTTCTGCTAATACGGGAGATCCCTCTTTGAGGCAATTACCAAGCCatttaaaccagaaaattcCAACTTCAAGGCCTTCCAGAGGAACTCAAGCTATACTACAGCAACAGTTGCACTGTAAGAAAGCTTGCCCTCAATCAAGAAAAAGTTCCGGATCTTCTTCTCCCTCAACCCCTTGTAGTGGGCCTTCCCCAGATACATCTGTGGATCACCCCAGAAAGCCATCAGAAAGACTTGTATTAAATCCTGATGGAGTCACAAAGCAGGGAGAGCCTCCAATTAGAAGAACCTCAATATCCAGTTTGAAGCAGCTTCCTGCTGTTATGCAGCCAGTCCTCTACAACTCTGCTTTTTCAccacagagctgcagaagaCCGCCAGAACTGCAGGTGCCAGTTCAAGTGCCACCTTGCTGTCCAGCCAGTGCATGCAACTGTCAGTTTCCTGCTTCAGTCCAATATAATCCGATACTCTCATGGCAAGGAATTGGTAAAACGAGCCCCAAACATGGAGCGGAAATCCAATCAGAGATGGCCCAGCAGAACCCATGTACAGTGCTCCATCAAAATATCATTTGTCCAAATATTTGCTGCAATCCAGGATATACCACAAGCAGCCCTATAAGCATGGGCTATCATGGGAAAATGGGAAGCTGTTCCCTTGACAATAGCTTATTGCCTGGAGTAAGACTGCCTTCAAATGCAAGCCCCTCTAGTCTGCAGTTTTGTGCAGCCCACTCACCATGCCTGCACATGCCTGCTTCTACAGCTGGATCAGATAATGGAATGATGGGATTATCTCCAGATGCATACCGGGTTCTTACAGAACAAGATAGACAACTCAAATTACTTCAAGCTCAG ATCCAACGCTTATTGGAAGCACAGGCTCGTCAGGCTTCTTCCTCTGAACCAGCTGCAGCTAGCCACCCTCTGCGGCCTGAGAAGCAAGGGGACCTTGTTTCTATGGAAACACAGTCCTCACCGGGTTCGCACATGAGGAAAAGTGTGAGCATTGCTGTGAGCACAG GTGCTAGCTTATTTTGGAATACAGCCTCAGAAAAACAAGATGAGTCCTtaccacaaggaaaaaaagaggatgaagaGATTTCGAAGGAAGACATAAGCATTTCAATTAACGCTGAACAAGATGCCAGTAATACAAGTATTGCTTCTTCCTTAAAGGTGGTCGACATGCCCAGCTTTGTAGACAGTATTCATCTTGTGGATGAAGGAACTAATCGGAACACTCTCCA aaatggaaacGTTTCCCAAGCACTTGTTCGGGCTTCATCCTTGGAAGAAAGCATTGGCATGTCTTTACAGCAAGAGCCAACAGAGGGAGCCAGCAACCATGTGGTGGTGACAAGTGAGCAAAACTCAGAGCCACCTGCCTCGTTGCTGGCTCCGCATCCCTCAGAGGATCAGAAGCTTTACCAGGATTTACTG GGCCAAGTAAACCACCTCTTAAAGTCCTCAGAAGACCAAGATCACTTGCCTGTTAAAGCAGGATTTGTTCATGATGGTGGTCCTAAGTACCAGGATATTGATGATACAACAGAAATGGCTTCAGAGACTGACATGGGAGTGGTGGATAAAGAGAGTGTGATTAGTGCTACACTCAAACAACTGAAGAGTCTTGGAGTGACAATTGACTCGCctggcaaaatgaagaaaaatacacacaaaGTGGAGAATGCCAG CATCTTAGCGTGCATAAATCCCGAAGCAGTGGTTCCTGGACTAAACTATATGTCATTTGCCAATGTCAGCATGTGTGGCTTAACTCCTGATGTTGTTGATCTGAGCATGGAAGCAAACGCTATAGCACTCAAGTATCTCAGTGAAAATCAGTTATCTCGACTTTCTCTCAGTCGATCAGGCCAAAATCCTCCTGCAGATTTCTCTTTCCAAGACATCTTGCATACAAATATGGACAAGAGCATGGTGGGTCTTAGCTTAATTTCACCAAACAACATGTCTTTTGCAACTAAGAAGTACATGAAGCGATACGGGCTGATACAGGGCAATGATAGTAGTGAAGACGAAGAGGAACTGCAGGTTGAAGATGGCAGTTCTGGCACTGTTAAAAGTGAAAGCGTGCTGGACAAAAATTGTACCTCTGTGTTGGATGGCTTCAACCACTGGACTGAATTATCCAAAAGAATTGATGGAAGACTTCCCATTCGTCTAAAAAGTCGTAGTGGAGAGCTGACTACTAATGCTTCTCCACCAGAATTAAACAGCCCTGTATTAAGAAAtattacaaatgaaatatttcctcCCAGAGCAGATCAAGCAGATGAAAACTCAGTTCAGattttaaaggatttaaaaacaaaaaccaaattGCTTCCTGGGAGAGTTGAATTCACTGAACAACCCAGCAGGAAAGATGAAGGAGATATTCAGGTCTTCCCTGGAAATCTGCATATGCCAGCCCTTGAAACATTAAACCAGTCGAACAGCATGAATTCTGTTGGCACCATTCTTGATGTGAAACAACTCAGGCAGTTGCCAAAGTTGTTCTGA
- the TAL1 gene encoding T-cell acute lymphocytic leukemia protein 1 → MKSKWTMDRPPAPPPPSDPRDARPPRRHDSEAETTSEPESSRGGMEAPADPQLLLNGASKEAGRPSPGPPAAPVPVIELVRRGGSLDIKSREAAGEAMQRAPGAEPCRAAEAACEARMVQLSPPALPLQPPGRAMLYNLGQPLATINSGFFGEPDSFSMYGSNRVKRRPSPYEMEITDGPHTKVVRRIFTNSRERWRQQNVNGAFAELRKLIPTHPPDKKLSKNEILRLAMKYINFLAKLLNDQEEEGNQRGKVNKDSGIVQEDLLQDMLSPNSSCGSSLDGAASPDSFTEEHETLDSKHTRSLHHAILPVEGNAQR, encoded by the exons atgaaaagcaaatg GACGATGGACAggcctcccgccccgccgccccccagtGACCCCCGCGatgcccgccccccccggcggCACGACTCGGAAGCGGAGACCACGAGCGAGCCGGAGAGCAGCCGCGGGGGCATGGAGGCGCCGGCGGacccccagctgctgctcaaCGGGGCGTCCAAGGAGGCGGGCCGGCCCTCCCCcgggccccccgccgcccccgtgCCCGTCATCGAGCTGGTGCGCCGGGGGGGCTCCCTGGACATAAAAagccgggaggcggcgggggaggCGATGCAGAGAGCGCCGGGCGCCGAGCCGTGCCgcgccgccgaggccgcctGCGAGGCCCGCATGGTGCAGCTGAGCCCCCCCGCGCtcccgctgcagccccccggcagGGCCATGCTCTACAACCTGGGCCAGCCGCTGGCCACCATCAACAG CGGGTTTTTCGGGGAACCGGACTCCTTCTCCATGTACGGCAGCAACCGGGTGAAGAGGAGACCCTCTCCCTACGAGATGGAGATCACCGACG GTCCTCATACGAAAGTGGTTCGTCGCATTTTTACCAATAGCCGAGAGAGGTGGAGACAGCAGAACGTCAATGGAGCCTTTGCGGAGCTTCGCAAGCTCATCCCCACCCACCCGCCCGACAAAAAACTGAGCAAGAACGAGATTCTGCGCCTGGCTATGAAATACATCAACTTCCTGGCCAAGCTGCTCAACGaccaggaggaagaaggaaaccAAAGGGGCAAAGTGAACAAAGACTCTGGGATAGTCCAGGAAGACCTCCTGCAGGATATGTTGTCTCCTAACTCTAGCTGTGGAAGTTCTTTAGATGGAGCGGCAAGCCCCGACAGCTTCACGGAAGAGCACGAAACGCTAGATTCGAAGCACACGCGGAGCCTGCACCATGCCATTCTCCCTGTAGAAGGCAATGCGCAGCGGTGA